In the genome of Oncorhynchus clarkii lewisi isolate Uvic-CL-2024 chromosome 4, UVic_Ocla_1.0, whole genome shotgun sequence, one region contains:
- the LOC139406887 gene encoding transmembrane protein 11, mitochondrial-like isoform X1, protein MNEKRQFTIRLNGSHDCVVLLYEYVGKKTGPAAYGGSRRLQRERHYQGAMDFAVEEDLKAHLTCWGVMAATDCYIVHEIYNGENAQDQFEYELEQALEAQYKYIVIEPTRIGDETARWIAVGNCLHKMAVLSGTACLLTPLSLPPEYSRYVALPTGALSVACSTLYGISWQFDPCCKYQVEYNSQKLSRLPLHTLTSSTPVVLVRRDDIHRKRLHNTIALAALAYCAKKIYELYAV, encoded by the exons ATGAATGAAAAGCGACAGTTTACCATACGACTAAATG GCTctcatgactgtgtggtcctCTTGTATGAGTATGTTGGGAAGAAGACTGGACCTGCAGCATACGGAGGTTCCAGACGCCTACAGAGGGAGAGGCATTACCAAG GTGCCATGGATTTTGCGGTGGAAGAGGATCTGAAGGCTCACCTGACCTGCTG GGGAGTGATGGCGGCAACGGACTGCTACATCGTTCACGAGATCTACAACGGGGAGAATGCGCAGGACCAGTTTGAGTACGAGCTGGAGCAGGCACTGGAGGCACAGTACAAGTACATTGTGATCGAGCCCACGCGCATTGGCGACGAGACGGCCCGCTGGATCGCCGTGGGTAACTGCCTGCACAAGATGGCCGTGCTGTCAGGTACCGCCTGCCTCCTGACGCCGCTCTCGCTACCACCCGAGTACTCGCGCTACGTAGCACTGCCCACTGGTGCCCTCAGCGTGGCATGCTCCACCCTCTATGGAATCTCCTGGCAGTTCGATCCCTGCTGCAAGTACCAGGTGGAGTACAACAGCCAAAAACTCTCGCGGCTGCCCCTGCACACACTCACCTCCTCCACGCCAGTGGTGCTGGTGCGCAGGGACGACATCCACAGAAAGAGACTCCACAACACGATAGCGCTGGCCGCCCTGGCCTACTGCGCCAAGAAGATCTACGAACTCTACGCGGTATGA
- the LOC139406887 gene encoding transmembrane protein 11, mitochondrial-like isoform X2, producing the protein MASLGRRRGVQVNRERGVMAATDCYIVHEIYNGENAQDQFEYELEQALEAQYKYIVIEPTRIGDETARWIAVGNCLHKMAVLSGTACLLTPLSLPPEYSRYVALPTGALSVACSTLYGISWQFDPCCKYQVEYNSQKLSRLPLHTLTSSTPVVLVRRDDIHRKRLHNTIALAALAYCAKKIYELYAV; encoded by the exons ATGGCGTCGTTGGGAAGGAGGCGCGGTGTCCAAGTCAACAGGGAGAG GGGAGTGATGGCGGCAACGGACTGCTACATCGTTCACGAGATCTACAACGGGGAGAATGCGCAGGACCAGTTTGAGTACGAGCTGGAGCAGGCACTGGAGGCACAGTACAAGTACATTGTGATCGAGCCCACGCGCATTGGCGACGAGACGGCCCGCTGGATCGCCGTGGGTAACTGCCTGCACAAGATGGCCGTGCTGTCAGGTACCGCCTGCCTCCTGACGCCGCTCTCGCTACCACCCGAGTACTCGCGCTACGTAGCACTGCCCACTGGTGCCCTCAGCGTGGCATGCTCCACCCTCTATGGAATCTCCTGGCAGTTCGATCCCTGCTGCAAGTACCAGGTGGAGTACAACAGCCAAAAACTCTCGCGGCTGCCCCTGCACACACTCACCTCCTCCACGCCAGTGGTGCTGGTGCGCAGGGACGACATCCACAGAAAGAGACTCCACAACACGATAGCGCTGGCCGCCCTGGCCTACTGCGCCAAGAAGATCTACGAACTCTACGCGGTATGA